The DNA window GGCCGCTGCATTCGCCGGCTGGCCGTGCCGCCAGGTCGACACGACGACGGGCTTCTGACGCTGAGAGGCCGAGGCCCCACCGCCATAGGCAGCAAGCATAGGACTGGCGCCGATGCTGGCAATAGCACTGGTCTTCAGGAAGTCGCGACGATTCGGCATGTAGATCGATACGATTGAATGGACGAATCCGGTCGAGTCGTCTCCCCCTCGGCCTTCGTGCGCACTGGCGACCGCTAACTGCCGCCCCATGTGCACGAAAGAGTGGCTGCCCGTCCTCAGCACTCCATGATTCTCTCCTGTGACTAAGCGCTAACCCCCACATGATCGAGCACCTCGTCGGGGCAGCCCGTCCACTCGGCCACGTACCGGTTGCCCCTGTATTTCAGATCCTCCATCCCCATCTTCGACGAAAAGAACCCTGAGGCCGTGAGGTCGCGGAGGCTGTTGAAGAACGTGACGCCCGGCTGCATGGACGGCTCGGCCACTTCCGGCCACGCGATCGCATCAAGCATCTCCTGCTGCTGTTGCTCCGAGCATTCTACGAACGGACGGTCGAATCGCTCGATACATTCATAGTCGACCCAGGCAAGACCGCCTCGAAAGGCCGTTTGTTGCTCTTTCCGGTCTGCCAGTTTCTCGTCCGTGAGAATAAAGTCGATAAAAGCAGGCACTCCCGCATCGGTCGCACTACCGGAGCGCTCGTCGGCCGGAATGATCCAGTCGACCAACACACGTACCGTGTCGTACTCGTGCTCAGTCAGGAACTGGCGCTCGTAGGCCTCTGGTTGCGGCCGGGTGGGAACCGAGTCGGTCTGCTCACGGGCCTGCTTCACGTCTTCGGAGGAACAGGCGACGCTGAATGTGGGCGCTGCCGCCATAAGGCCCAGCAGCTTAAGGGCGTCTCGACGATTAAGGGAACTCATGGGTTGCTTAGGGAAGGTGAATGCGATCGTGTTGCAAGGCCCCGAGAGCCCCTACCCTCCCGAGCGCCGCGTATTGCGTATTCCGTATGTCGGGACGGTCGTGACGAGACATACGAAATACGAGACACGCACCGGGAAACAGCCCTCAGGGATTCATCGTCTGCGTCTGCCGCCCCTACAAGTTGCCCTTCTCTCGCTGGTCGACGATGTACTCGGCGGTGCGCATCGAGAGGGCCATGATCGTCCAAGTGGGATTCTTGTGGGGCTGGGAGACAAACGGCCCGCCGTCAGCAACGAAGAGGTTGTCGACATCGTGGGCCTGGCAGTACTCATTCAGGACCGACTCGTCGGGATCGGTTCCCATGCGGGTGACTCCGGTCTCGTGGATGATTTCGCCGGGGGTGGTAATGCCGTAGCCGTCCTCCCGGTCGGGCATCGTGCCGAGGGGCTCGCCGCCAGCAGCATCGATGATCTCGCGCCCCTTCTCCTGCATGTGCTTCACCTGCAGGTATTCCTCTTCGCGCCACGAGTGATTGAAGCGAAGCACGGGGATGCCGTACTCGTCGGTCGTGTTGGGATCAATCTCGCAGTAATTATCGCGGTGAGCAATGGACTCCCCCCGTCCGGACATGCCCACCATCGCCCCGTAAAAGCGGCGATAATCTTTCTTGAGTTGCTGTCCGTAGCCGCCGCCTCCCTTTTTCTTCGTCTCCTCGTCTCCTGGAAAGAGCCCATTGAGATTCTGAATGCCGCTGCCGAACCCATACCCCGGCATGCCACGTCCGCCCCACAATTCGAAGTGGTAGCCGCGCGGGAAGTCGAGATTCTGGTCGTAGCCCCACCAGGGCACGTACATGTGCATGCCCCCAACCCCGTCGCAATTATGGGCAGGTTGATTTAGCAATTCAGGGATCACCCCGGCGACGGTCGTGCCGGTGGAGTCCATCAGATACCGGCCCACAGCGTCGCTTGAGTTGGCAAGGCCGTTGGGATGCCGCGGCGAGGTGGAATTGAGAAGGAGCCGGGCCGACTCGCAGGCACTGGCGGCCAGCACCACCACGTCGGACTCCACCTTCTGCTCGCGGCGGCTCTGCGTGTCAACGTAGGAAACGCCTGTAGCCTGCCCCTCCTTGTCCGTCGTGACCTCCCGGACCATTGCATTGGTAATGAGGGTGACATTCCCCGTCTCCAGGGCGGGATTGAGAAGCACCGGCGCGGAGAAGTTCGAATGGGTCGTACACCCCCGGTTGCACTGTGCACAATAGTGACAGGCCGCCCGCCCATTGTGCTGCTCCGTAAGAATGGAAAGCCGAGACGGGATCACCGGAATGTTGATGTCCTCTGCCCCTTGTTTGAGCACCCGTTCATAACAGCGGGGCTCCGGTGGGTCCATAAAGATGCCGTCAGGGGCATTGTAGAAGTTTTCCTCCGACCCGAAGAGACCGATCATACGATCGACGCGGTCGTAGTAGGGCTTCAGGTCCTCGTAGTCGATGGGCCAGTCGTCGCCGTGACCATCGACACTTTTTCCGTTAAAGTCGTCCGGCCCGAAGCGGAGCGAGATGCGCCCCCAGTGATGCGTGCGTCCCCCAAGCATCCGAGCCCGAAACCACTCCCACTCCGTATCCTCCGTCGTGGTATACGGCTCGCCGTCGATGTCCCACCCCCCAAGGCAGGCATCGAACTCCCCAAACGGACGATCCGTCGTCGAGGCTCCCCGACGAGGAGACGAATAGTTCCAGTCGAACATCGCACCATCGTCCTGCACACTCCACTCCGGCCCCGCTTCTAACACCACAACATTGGCCCCTGCCTCCGCCAATACCTTGGCAGCCATGCTTCCCCCGGCACCGGAACCAACAATACAAACATCATACGATTCGGGACTTTCTTGTATGAGGGGCATAGGCCTCTACATCGCGTTCAACAGTTGTGTATTACGTAACCACAGTCTAACGACGGGACCGGTGGGGACGCAACCAGAGCGATCGATTTCAAGGCCATAATAAGGATGGTTGCCCCCTGAAGTTTGGAAGCGGTTCCTAATCGTCACACCTATTGCCCTCCGGACCGCCGCCCTGTATCATCTCTTACAAGAGATCGTCCGACATTGGCACGCACTGCCCACCGACTCCCCGTTCTCCCCTATGGACTACTCGCCTCCAACCTCCGACTCTCGCGAGCAAGGCACCCGCGCCGGCACGCAACATGAGCGGGTAGAGACGCTCATTTTCGACGACCCGTCGGAGATGGCTCACCGTGTGGCCCGTCGCATCGCTACTCTGATCGAAGAGCGACAAGCGGTTGGGAAGAACGCCGTGCTGGGCCTGCCCACCGGCTCTACCCCCATTGGGGTATATCAGGAGCTGATCCGCATGCATGAGGAGGAGAACCTGGACTTCTCGAACGTGGTGACGTTCAACCTCGACGAGTATTACCCCATCGATCCGGAGAGCCTCCAGAGCTACCACCGGTTCATGGACGAGAACCTGTTCAACCACGTCAACATCCCCGAGGAAAACATCCATATTCCCCGGGGCGACATTCCTCCCGACGAAGTGGACCGCCACTGCGTCGAGTACGAGCATGCAATCGAGAAGGCCGGCGGCATTGACCTGATGCTCCTCGGCATCGGACGCTCCGGCCATGTGGGCTTCAATGAGCCCGGGTCGAGCAATGACACGCGAACGCGAAGCGTGATTCTCGACGAGATCACGCGCAAAGATGCTGCGAGTGACTTCTTTGGGGAGGAAAACGTGCCGCAGGAGGCCATCACGATGGGGGTCGGCACCATCCTGGACTGCGACGAGATTGTCCTCATGGCCACGGGCGAGCACAAAGCGCCGATCGTGAAGAAGGCCGTAGAGGAGCCCCCCACCCACGAGGTGACGGCCAGCTACCTCCAAGAGCATCCGAATGCAACCTTCTACATCGACCGGGCAGCGGCGGGCGAGCTCACCCGCGAGAAGACGCCCTGGCGCGTGCGCAACGTGGATTGGACCAAGAAGAAGGTGAAGCGAGCCGTGACCTGGCTCTCCAAAAAGGTCGATAAGCCGATCCCTCGCCTCGAAGCCTCCGACTACTACAAGCATCAGCTGCACAGCCTCGTCCACCGCT is part of the Salinibacter sp. 10B genome and encodes:
- a CDS encoding GMC family oxidoreductase, which codes for MPLIQESPESYDVCIVGSGAGGSMAAKVLAEAGANVVVLEAGPEWSVQDDGAMFDWNYSSPRRGASTTDRPFGEFDACLGGWDIDGEPYTTTEDTEWEWFRARMLGGRTHHWGRISLRFGPDDFNGKSVDGHGDDWPIDYEDLKPYYDRVDRMIGLFGSEENFYNAPDGIFMDPPEPRCYERVLKQGAEDINIPVIPSRLSILTEQHNGRAACHYCAQCNRGCTTHSNFSAPVLLNPALETGNVTLITNAMVREVTTDKEGQATGVSYVDTQSRREQKVESDVVVLAASACESARLLLNSTSPRHPNGLANSSDAVGRYLMDSTGTTVAGVIPELLNQPAHNCDGVGGMHMYVPWWGYDQNLDFPRGYHFELWGGRGMPGYGFGSGIQNLNGLFPGDEETKKKGGGGYGQQLKKDYRRFYGAMVGMSGRGESIAHRDNYCEIDPNTTDEYGIPVLRFNHSWREEEYLQVKHMQEKGREIIDAAGGEPLGTMPDREDGYGITTPGEIIHETGVTRMGTDPDESVLNEYCQAHDVDNLFVADGGPFVSQPHKNPTWTIMALSMRTAEYIVDQREKGNL
- a CDS encoding gluconate 2-dehydrogenase subunit 3 family protein, which codes for MSSLNRRDALKLLGLMAAAPTFSVACSSEDVKQAREQTDSVPTRPQPEAYERQFLTEHEYDTVRVLVDWIIPADERSGSATDAGVPAFIDFILTDEKLADRKEQQTAFRGGLAWVDYECIERFDRPFVECSEQQQQEMLDAIAWPEVAEPSMQPGVTFFNSLRDLTASGFFSSKMGMEDLKYRGNRYVAEWTGCPDEVLDHVGVSA